The following are encoded in a window of Acidobacteriota bacterium genomic DNA:
- the atpG gene encoding ATP synthase F1 subunit gamma, with amino-acid sequence MPAGNLIDLRRRVRSVKNIRQITRAMKFVSASKLKRAQQRIEDARPYAKRMLQVLNSVAARLEGAPHPLLEQREGDRTMLVVITSDKGLCGAFNTNIIRAAARYIESEQLNESISLTLVGRKGVDWFKRRTWPVKHQYVNIMSQVDFEYAQQIARTLIDYYGDSKLDSVYLVYNEFKSVIQQEIVIEPLLPIQRLEGQEEQRGTGYIWEQPPDVVLDRLLPKHVETQIFRAMLESEAAEHGARMTAMDSATRNAKEVIDDLTLKANRIRQASITTEIIEIVSGAEALEQE; translated from the coding sequence ATGCCTGCTGGAAATCTCATCGACCTGCGGCGGCGCGTCCGCTCGGTCAAAAACATCCGCCAGATCACCCGCGCCATGAAGTTCGTCTCTGCTTCCAAGCTGAAGCGGGCTCAGCAGCGGATCGAGGATGCCCGGCCCTACGCCAAGCGCATGCTGCAGGTCTTGAACTCGGTGGCCGCCCGCCTGGAAGGCGCTCCCCACCCCCTGTTGGAGCAGCGCGAGGGCGACCGCACGATGCTGGTGGTGATCACCTCAGACAAGGGACTGTGCGGAGCCTTCAATACCAACATCATCCGGGCCGCCGCACGCTACATCGAAAGCGAACAGCTCAACGAGAGCATCAGCCTGACGCTGGTGGGACGCAAGGGCGTGGATTGGTTCAAACGCCGCACCTGGCCCGTCAAACACCAGTACGTCAACATCATGAGCCAGGTCGACTTCGAGTACGCGCAGCAGATCGCGCGCACGCTCATCGACTACTACGGCGACAGCAAGCTCGATTCCGTCTACCTGGTCTACAACGAGTTCAAGTCGGTCATCCAGCAGGAAATCGTCATCGAGCCGCTGCTTCCCATTCAGCGGCTGGAGGGCCAGGAGGAGCAGCGGGGTACAGGATACATCTGGGAGCAGCCTCCCGACGTGGTCCTCGACCGCCTCTTGCCCAAGCACGTTGAAACCCAGATTTTCAGGGCCATGCTGGAATCGGAGGCGGCCGAGCACGGAGCCCGCATGACGGCCATGGATTCGGCGACACGCAACGCCAAGGAGGTCATCGACGACCTCACCTTGAAAGCCAACCGCATCCGTCAGGCCTCCATCACCACCGAGATTATCGAAATCGTCAGCGGCGCCGAGGCGCTGGAGCAAGAATAG
- the atpH gene encoding ATP synthase F1 subunit delta: MMISSTALTYAKALADVTVEAGVEDQVLSQLKDFQSMAPEGSELSEVLLNPTLPFSVKRKIVDRVAAAAGLSKTTVNLLLTLIQNARFERLGQVVEAYRHELDRRKGIQRADVFSVHRLEPALRSRLEKEVPEIMGSRMTFDYHIDESLIGGIKVQVGSTVLDGSVRSQLNEIGRRLSSR; this comes from the coding sequence ATGATGATTTCCAGTACGGCTCTGACCTACGCCAAAGCGCTGGCCGATGTGACCGTCGAGGCCGGTGTCGAAGACCAGGTGTTGTCTCAACTTAAGGACTTTCAAAGCATGGCGCCCGAGGGCTCGGAACTGAGTGAAGTGTTGCTCAATCCTACCCTGCCTTTCTCGGTCAAGCGCAAGATCGTGGACCGGGTTGCCGCCGCCGCGGGCCTTTCCAAGACCACCGTCAACCTGCTGTTGACTTTGATTCAAAACGCTCGCTTTGAGCGACTCGGCCAGGTCGTCGAGGCTTACCGGCACGAGTTGGACCGCCGCAAAGGCATTCAGCGGGCCGACGTTTTTTCCGTGCACCGGCTGGAGCCGGCCCTGCGTTCGCGTTTGGAAAAGGAAGTGCCCGAGATCATGGGCTCACGAATGACCTTCGACTATCACATTGACGAATCCCTTATCGGCGGCATCAAGGTTCAGGTCGGCTCGACCGTCCTGGACGGATCGGTGCGCAGCCAGTTGAACGAGATCGGACGGCGGTTGAGCAGCCGCTGA
- the atpA gene encoding F0F1 ATP synthase subunit alpha — MAIKADEISRIIREQIKDFDSDVQVSEVGTVISAGDGIARVHGLDKVMALELLEFPHDVYGLAFNLEETNVGTILFGEFHEIQEGDEVRRTKKIMSVPVGQAMLGRVVDSLGRPQDGKGPIESSENQPVEKIAPGIIARKPVAEPLQTGIKAIDSMIPIGRGQRELIIGDRQTGKTAIAIDTILNQKNSDVISIYVAIGQKRSTIARVVKTLEDNDMMDRCVVVSAASSDPATMQYLAPYAGCTMGEYFRDRGQHVLIIYDDLSKHAAAYREVSLLLRRPPGREAFPGDVFYLHSRLLERAAKLNDENGGGSLTALPVIETQAGDVSAYIPTNVISITDGQIYLESDLFNAGTRPAVNAGLSVSRVGGAAQIKAMKQVAGKLRLELSQYRELAAFAQFGSDLDKATQRQLARGQRLTEILKQPQYQPLRVSQQIAIIYSATNGFLDDIPVDEVVEFEAGMHQFFESTQSALLNEIEEKKKLDDDLMGRLKSAVQDYKTRYQEEKQAAPAA; from the coding sequence ATGGCGATTAAAGCAGACGAAATCAGTCGCATCATCAGGGAGCAGATCAAGGACTTCGACTCCGACGTCCAGGTCAGCGAAGTGGGAACGGTCATTTCGGCCGGCGACGGCATCGCCCGCGTCCACGGCCTGGACAAGGTGATGGCCCTGGAACTCCTCGAGTTCCCGCATGACGTGTACGGCTTGGCCTTCAATCTGGAAGAGACCAACGTAGGCACCATTCTCTTCGGCGAATTCCACGAGATTCAGGAAGGCGACGAAGTGCGGCGCACCAAGAAGATCATGAGCGTGCCGGTCGGCCAGGCCATGCTGGGACGCGTGGTGGACTCGCTGGGCCGTCCCCAGGACGGCAAGGGGCCCATCGAGAGCTCCGAGAATCAGCCGGTGGAAAAAATCGCCCCCGGAATCATCGCCCGCAAGCCGGTGGCCGAGCCTCTTCAGACCGGAATCAAGGCCATCGACTCCATGATCCCCATCGGACGCGGACAACGCGAGTTGATCATCGGCGACCGCCAGACCGGAAAGACGGCCATCGCCATCGACACCATCCTCAATCAGAAGAACAGCGATGTCATCTCCATCTACGTGGCCATCGGACAGAAGCGCTCCACCATCGCCCGCGTGGTCAAGACCCTGGAAGACAACGACATGATGGACCGCTGCGTGGTGGTTTCGGCGGCTTCTTCCGATCCGGCCACCATGCAGTACCTGGCTCCTTATGCCGGCTGCACCATGGGCGAGTACTTCCGCGACCGGGGACAGCACGTGCTTATCATCTATGACGACCTCTCCAAGCACGCCGCCGCCTACCGCGAAGTCTCGCTGCTGCTGCGCCGTCCCCCCGGCCGCGAGGCCTTCCCCGGAGACGTCTTCTACCTTCACAGCCGGCTGCTGGAGCGGGCCGCCAAGCTCAACGACGAGAACGGTGGAGGAAGCCTGACCGCCTTGCCCGTCATCGAGACCCAGGCCGGCGACGTTTCGGCTTATATCCCCACCAACGTCATCTCCATTACCGACGGCCAGATCTATCTTGAGAGCGACCTCTTCAATGCCGGCACCCGCCCGGCGGTCAACGCCGGACTTTCCGTCAGCCGCGTGGGGGGCGCCGCTCAGATCAAGGCCATGAAGCAGGTAGCCGGGAAACTGCGTCTGGAGCTTTCCCAGTACCGCGAACTGGCCGCCTTCGCCCAGTTCGGCTCGGATCTCGACAAGGCCACCCAGCGCCAGTTGGCGCGTGGGCAGCGGCTGACCGAGATCCTCAAGCAGCCTCAGTACCAGCCGCTGCGCGTCTCTCAGCAGATCGCCATCATCTACTCGGCCACCAACGGCTTTCTGGACGACATCCCGGTGGACGAGGTGGTCGAATTCGAGGCCGGCATGCACCAGTTCTTCGAGAGCACCCAATCCGCCCTGCTCAACGAGATCGAAGAGAAGAAGAAGCTGGACGACGATCTGATGGGACGCCTCAAGTCGGCCGTGCAGGATTACAAGACCCGCTACCAAGAGGAAAAGCAAGCCGCCCCGGCGGCTTAG